Proteins encoded by one window of Hafnia alvei:
- a CDS encoding Ig-like domain-containing protein has product MRKIISPKGVKITSWGLILIQLLTPLLISASSVARAAEYSNMKAPTLGSQSIVDNTANNTIPSLGSDNTASPKSAPAPDSTMSDNAMQAGKILSSDNIANSSINYAKSVGEDLINQQINDWLNQKGTARVSVESDNKIAGDMLLPIIGNNDKLLFTQLGMHGNEDRNTANLGLGYRQYIGDWIYGINTFYDYDYTGKNARLGVGGEAWTDYLKLAVNSYYGLTDWHQSHLSDMDDYDERPANGFDLRAEAYLPSYPQLGANIKYEQYFGTGIDLGTGTDPDDLKDNPKALTLGLNYTPVPLFTLKGEHSVGDKNESLIGLDVTYRFGVPWEQQISTDSVDTLRSLKGGMSEFVDRDYDIVMQYRKQDLLQISLPDNVNANAADTIVLPLTVTKDKYGLKDVDWTASPEFIANGGTFRKLSLTQLEVKLPAYVHNQHANAAQKYVFKAVGIDNNGNSSNTATTTINVAPSKTVISQLIITPSGAVPANNTDYFTVTAVVVDDKGQPMAAQAITFNVDDLKDSNGQSAATLFKDNHSDGQELTANTDSQGKATIYVRSKLAKEGTITATMSNGNNISGRLNFVADTTSAQISALDVINNNAPSDGQSTDKLKVTVKDGNNNPLANATVELSASHGATLVGGSTVVTDTEGQATVLVTSLNGGDSTITAQINGTTKTQVITFVAGKSTPTIAQGDLTATQDAVANGTATNKITAKITDANAKTVPDVTVHFTVSNGAKITTVNGVTGSDGIATATVTSLKAETYTVTAQIQDSENSAQVDTHFIADSATATITDSHLTIDPNGALDNGVDTDNVEAIVTDANGNLVPNIPVNFVAASGAIITTAIGTTDTNGKATTTVTSKISGKYAVTATVNGNSASKDAVFVADSGTARIASGDLKVTVDNALANGTAMDAVQAKVTDAYGNPVNNVTVSFTADNGAVVTTASAVTDASGLASTTLSNTTSGTTNIVAAVNGTNQNVNINFAPDDSTATIINGNLVVTQNNAKANGTDSNKVQATVTDANGNRVPNTTVTFAADNGATVITTSVTTDAQGLAEAALTNVKAGDTKVTATVNGNSQNVTTTFAADDSTSTITRSNFTVTVNNAKADGVDTNTVQAKVTDAQGNAVPNATVNFTADNGAGVVTSSTTTDNQGLASTNLTNVKAGTTKVTAAVNGHSQTVDTTFIANDSTATIVSGDLTVTVNNAKANGTDSNKVQAKVTDASGNPVPNTVVSFVADNGATVVTASVTTDDQGSATTTLTNVKAGNTKVTATVNGHNQAVDTTFVADDSTATIVSGDLNVTINNAKANGADSNKVQATVTDASGNPVPNTVVSFTADNDATIVTASVTTDGQGQASTTLTNVKAGITKVTAAVNGNSQTVDTTFIADDSTATIVNGDLTVTVNNAKANGTDSNKVQATVTDASGNPVPNTAVNFTADNGATIVTASVTTDDQGLATTTLTNVKAGSTKVTATVNGHSQTVDTTFVADDSTSTITRSNFTVTANNAKADGVDTNTVQAKVTDAQGNVVPNVTVNFTADNGAGVATSSATTDNQGLASTNLTNITTGITKVTASINGTSQTVDTSFEADSGTSTITAGNLTVTLNNAKANGSATNAVQAKVTDAQGNAVPNVDVSFSANNGATVISATAKTDIQGLASTTLTNVTAGTTKVTAAINGNRQTVDTTFIADDSTATIVSGDLTVTVNNAKANGTDSNKVQAKVTDASGNPVPNTAVSFTADNGATIVTASVTTDDQGSATTTLTNVKAGITKVTATVNGNSQTVNTTFVADDSTATIVNGDLNVTINNAKANGADSNKVQAKVTDATGNLVPNTAVSFTADNGATIVTASVTTDGQGLASTTLTNVKAGITKVTAAVNGHSQTVNTTFVADSGTATIVNGDLTVTVNNAKANGTDSNKVQATVTDASGNPVPNTAVNFTADTPRLSPTTARQPS; this is encoded by the coding sequence ATGAGAAAAATAATCTCACCCAAGGGGGTAAAAATTACCTCTTGGGGGCTGATCCTTATCCAACTTCTTACACCATTGCTGATTTCTGCCAGCTCTGTTGCCCGCGCGGCTGAATATAGCAATATGAAGGCGCCGACGCTTGGTTCGCAATCCATCGTAGATAACACGGCAAACAACACCATTCCCTCTCTGGGAAGTGATAATACCGCATCGCCGAAGTCCGCCCCTGCCCCCGACTCTACAATGAGCGATAATGCAATGCAGGCCGGGAAAATTCTTTCCAGCGATAACATTGCTAATTCCTCTATCAACTATGCGAAAAGCGTGGGTGAAGATTTAATTAACCAGCAAATTAACGACTGGTTAAACCAAAAAGGCACAGCGCGCGTCAGCGTCGAATCTGATAACAAGATTGCAGGGGATATGTTACTTCCCATCATTGGAAATAACGACAAGCTCTTATTTACGCAACTTGGAATGCACGGTAATGAAGATCGAAATACCGCTAACTTAGGCCTCGGCTATCGCCAATATATTGGGGATTGGATATATGGCATTAATACCTTCTACGATTATGATTACACTGGGAAAAATGCGCGATTAGGCGTGGGCGGTGAAGCGTGGACTGATTACCTGAAACTGGCTGTCAATAGTTATTACGGTCTAACTGACTGGCATCAGTCTCATCTCTCTGATATGGACGATTATGACGAGCGGCCAGCGAATGGCTTTGACCTGCGCGCAGAAGCCTATTTGCCTTCATACCCACAACTGGGCGCCAACATTAAATATGAACAATACTTTGGCACAGGCATTGATTTAGGCACGGGCACCGATCCCGACGATTTAAAAGATAATCCAAAAGCACTGACCCTCGGCCTGAACTATACACCAGTCCCCCTGTTCACCTTGAAAGGTGAGCACTCCGTAGGTGATAAAAATGAAAGCCTCATCGGCCTTGATGTCACCTATCGCTTTGGTGTGCCATGGGAGCAACAAATTAGCACCGACTCGGTGGATACACTCCGTAGCCTGAAGGGCGGCATGTCTGAATTTGTCGACCGCGACTATGACATTGTTATGCAGTATCGCAAGCAGGATTTACTGCAGATTTCATTACCCGATAATGTGAATGCCAACGCTGCCGACACGATCGTCCTTCCTCTTACTGTGACCAAAGATAAATACGGCCTAAAAGATGTCGATTGGACGGCATCGCCTGAATTCATCGCAAACGGTGGGACATTCCGCAAACTATCACTCACCCAGTTGGAAGTGAAGTTGCCCGCATACGTGCATAACCAGCACGCCAATGCTGCGCAAAAATATGTCTTTAAAGCCGTGGGTATAGATAACAATGGCAATAGCTCAAACACAGCAACGACCACCATCAACGTCGCGCCATCTAAAACCGTCATTAGCCAATTAATTATCACCCCGTCAGGCGCAGTGCCCGCCAATAATACGGATTATTTCACCGTAACGGCCGTCGTTGTTGACGATAAGGGCCAACCGATGGCTGCACAAGCGATCACATTCAATGTGGATGATCTCAAAGACAGCAACGGCCAGTCCGCAGCAACGCTATTCAAAGACAATCATTCTGATGGTCAGGAACTCACAGCAAATACGGATAGTCAGGGAAAAGCGACAATATACGTGCGCAGTAAACTGGCTAAAGAAGGCACGATCACCGCGACCATGAGTAACGGTAACAATATCTCTGGCCGGCTAAACTTTGTTGCCGATACCACTTCGGCACAGATCAGCGCGCTGGACGTCATTAATAACAACGCCCCGTCCGATGGACAAAGTACCGATAAACTCAAAGTCACTGTTAAAGATGGTAATAACAACCCGCTTGCCAATGCCACCGTTGAGTTAAGTGCCTCCCATGGTGCAACGCTTGTCGGAGGTTCTACCGTGGTCACTGACACCGAAGGGCAAGCCACCGTCCTCGTGACTAGCCTCAACGGGGGCGACAGCACGATCACAGCACAAATCAACGGCACCACCAAAACCCAAGTCATTACCTTTGTTGCCGGTAAATCAACGCCAACTATTGCGCAAGGCGATCTGACAGCCACTCAAGATGCCGTTGCCAACGGTACCGCAACCAACAAGATCACCGCCAAAATCACCGATGCCAATGCGAAAACGGTTCCCGATGTCACGGTACATTTCACCGTCAGCAACGGAGCTAAAATCACCACGGTCAACGGTGTTACCGGCAGTGATGGCATCGCTACAGCGACGGTCACCAGCCTCAAGGCAGAGACCTATACCGTCACGGCTCAAATTCAAGACTCAGAAAACAGCGCCCAAGTGGATACCCACTTTATCGCTGACAGCGCAACCGCCACCATTACCGATAGTCATCTGACTATTGATCCGAACGGCGCGTTGGACAACGGTGTAGACACCGACAACGTTGAAGCGATTGTCACGGACGCCAACGGAAACCTTGTGCCGAATATCCCAGTGAATTTTGTTGCCGCATCTGGGGCAATCATCACTACGGCGATCGGCACCACGGACACAAATGGTAAGGCGACCACAACGGTCACCAGCAAAATATCCGGGAAATACGCCGTCACGGCGACGGTCAACGGAAATTCAGCTAGCAAAGACGCGGTATTTGTCGCTGACAGCGGAACGGCGAGGATTGCCTCTGGCGATCTGAAAGTCACTGTGGATAACGCGTTGGCCAACGGAACCGCAATGGATGCCGTTCAAGCCAAAGTCACCGATGCATATGGCAACCCCGTTAACAACGTTACAGTAAGCTTTACCGCCGACAACGGTGCTGTAGTCACCACCGCATCAGCGGTAACAGACGCCAGCGGCTTGGCCAGCACAACCCTAAGCAATACAACGTCGGGAACCACAAACATTGTTGCCGCCGTTAACGGCACAAACCAGAATGTAAATATTAACTTCGCACCGGATGATTCAACGGCAACGATTATCAACGGCAACCTCGTCGTTACCCAGAACAATGCCAAAGCCAACGGCACGGACAGCAACAAAGTCCAAGCCACTGTGACAGACGCCAACGGAAACCGCGTTCCCAATACGACGGTGACCTTCGCGGCAGACAACGGAGCCACGGTCATCACGACATCGGTCACCACTGACGCTCAGGGGCTGGCAGAAGCTGCACTGACTAATGTCAAAGCGGGGGACACCAAAGTTACAGCAACGGTTAACGGCAATAGTCAAAACGTGACGACCACCTTTGCGGCCGACGACAGCACGTCAACGATAACCCGTTCTAATTTCACGGTAACCGTGAACAATGCGAAGGCCGACGGCGTCGATACCAATACGGTGCAGGCTAAGGTCACCGATGCGCAGGGGAACGCGGTTCCTAATGCCACCGTCAACTTCACGGCCGACAATGGCGCAGGCGTCGTGACATCATCCACCACCACCGATAATCAAGGCCTTGCCAGTACAAATCTGACTAACGTCAAAGCCGGGACCACCAAAGTGACGGCAGCGGTTAACGGCCATAGCCAAACGGTAGACACCACGTTTATCGCCAACGACAGCACCGCAACCATCGTAAGCGGCGACTTGACCGTAACCGTCAACAACGCCAAAGCCAACGGCACGGACAGCAACAAAGTTCAAGCCAAGGTCACTGACGCCAGTGGAAACCCTGTGCCGAATACCGTGGTCAGCTTCGTGGCGGATAACGGCGCAACAGTCGTCACTGCCTCGGTGACGACCGATGACCAAGGTTCGGCTACCACTACCCTCACCAACGTCAAAGCGGGGAACACTAAAGTTACGGCAACGGTTAACGGCCATAACCAAGCGGTAGACACCACGTTTGTCGCCGATGACAGCACCGCAACCATCGTGAGCGGCGACTTGAATGTAACCATCAACAACGCCAAAGCCAACGGCGCGGACAGCAACAAAGTTCAAGCCACCGTGACAGACGCCAGTGGTAACCCAGTACCGAATACCGTGGTCAGCTTCACGGCGGACAACGACGCAACAATCGTCACGGCCTCGGTAACCACCGACGGACAAGGACAGGCCAGCACCACGCTGACCAACGTTAAAGCCGGGATCACCAAAGTGACGGCAGCGGTTAACGGCAACAGCCAGACGGTAGACACCACGTTTATCGCCGACGACAGCACGGCAACCATCGTGAACGGCGACTTAACGGTAACCGTCAACAATGCCAAAGCCAACGGCACGGACAGCAACAAAGTTCAAGCCACCGTGACGGACGCCAGTGGTAACCCGGTGCCGAATACCGCTGTTAACTTCACTGCGGATAACGGCGCAACAATCGTCACTGCCTCGGTAACCACCGATGACCAAGGTTTGGCTACTACTACCCTCACCAACGTCAAAGCGGGGAGCACTAAGGTTACAGCAACGGTTAACGGCCATAGCCAAACGGTAGATACCACGTTTGTCGCCGACGACAGCACGTCAACGATAACTCGTTCTAACTTCACGGTAACCGCGAACAATGCGAAGGCCGACGGCGTCGATACCAATACGGTGCAGGCTAAGGTCACCGATGCGCAGGGGAACGTGGTTCCTAACGTCACCGTCAACTTCACAGCTGACAATGGCGCAGGCGTCGCAACGTCATCTGCCACCACCGATAATCAAGGACTTGCCAGTACAAATCTGACTAACATCACGACGGGGATCACGAAAGTCACGGCCTCCATCAATGGCACCAGCCAAACGGTGGATACATCCTTTGAGGCTGACAGCGGAACATCTACGATTACCGCAGGTAACCTGACCGTAACGCTTAACAACGCCAAAGCCAATGGCTCGGCCACCAATGCGGTTCAAGCAAAAGTGACCGATGCTCAAGGCAATGCGGTACCGAATGTTGATGTCAGCTTCAGTGCGAACAACGGCGCCACGGTAATCTCGGCAACCGCCAAAACCGATATTCAAGGCCTAGCCAGTACCACACTAACCAACGTGACCGCGGGCACAACGAAAGTCACGGCGGCCATCAACGGCAACCGCCAAACGGTAGACACCACGTTTATCGCCGACGACAGCACCGCAACCATCGTAAGCGGCGACTTGACCGTAACTGTCAACAACGCCAAAGCCAACGGCACGGACAGCAACAAAGTTCAAGCCAAGGTCACTGACGCCAGTGGTAACCCGGTGCCGAATACCGCGGTCAGCTTCACGGCGGATAACGGCGCAACAATCGTCACGGCCTCGGTGACGACCGATGACCAAGGTTCGGCTACCACCACCCTCACCAACGTCAAAGCCGGGATCACTAAGGTTACGGCAACGGTTAACGGTAACAGCCAAACGGTAAACACCACGTTTGTCGCCGATGACAGCACCGCAACCATCGTGAACGGCGACTTGAACGTAACCATCAACAACGCCAAAGCCAACGGCGCGGACAGCAACAAAGTCCAGGCTAAAGTGACAGATGCCACGGGTAACCTGGTGCCGAATACCGCGGTCAGCTTCACGGCAGATAACGGCGCAACAATCGTCACGGCCTCGGTGACCACCGACGGACAAGGGCTGGCCAGCACCACGCTGACCAACGTCAAAGCGGGGATCACCAAAGTCACGGCAGCGGTTAACGGCCATAGCCAAACGGTAAACACCACGTTTGTGGCCGACAGCGGCACGGCGACCATTGTAAACGGCGATTTGACCGTAACCGTCAACAATGCCAAAGCCAACGGCACGGACAGCAACAAAGTTCAAGCCACCGTGACGGATGCCAGTGGTAATCCGGTGCCGAATACCGCGGTTAACTTCACAGCGGATACACCACGTTTATCGCCGACGACAGCACGGCAACCATCGTGA